In Gopherus flavomarginatus isolate rGopFla2 chromosome 1, rGopFla2.mat.asm, whole genome shotgun sequence, a single genomic region encodes these proteins:
- the LOC127052313 gene encoding cytochrome P450 2D14-like: MELLLWLWSQLRSCGNNLPALGIALTVFALLFDFLKRRKSWSRYPPGPTSLPFIGTMLQIDFHNPHLSFTQLSKKYGNVFSLQNCWSNLIVVNGFKAVKEALVQKSEDFADRPYFSIYEHLGYGENAEGVVVARYGQAWKEQRRFALSTLRNFGMGKRSLEQRVTEEAGFLCSAIYSEKGHPFDPHFLINNAVSNVICSLVYGERFDYDNKKFQRLLHLVEQALNDEAGFLPQLLVVVPWLLLIPGVPQRVFRSQKEVMDFTDELVKEHRATWNPTEKRDFTDAFLQEIEKAKEHAGSSFNDNNLRMVTIDLFTAGTETTSTTLRWALLYMLLHPDIQCKVHEEIDKVIGRDRSPRMEDHANMPYTNAVIHETQRYGDIIPVGVPHMTYRDTELQGFFIPKGTTVITNLSSVLKDETVWEKPHQFYPEHFLDAAGQFVKREAFLPFSAGRRVCLGEPLARMELFLFFTSLLQHFTFRLPEGQARPREVGRFATTLSPHPYQIQAVPR; encoded by the exons ATGGAGCTGCTCCTGTGGCTCTGGTCCCAGCTTCGATCCTGCGGGAACAACCTCCCAGCACTGGGCATAGCCCTCACAGTCTTCGCTCTGCTATTTGATTTCCTGAAGCGCAGGAAGAGCTGGAGTCGCTACCCGCCAGGGCCGACCTCTCTGCCTTTCATTGGGACCATGTTGCAGATCGATTTCCACAACCCGCACCTCTCCTTTACCCAG CTGAGTAAAAAATATGGAAATGTCTTTAGCCTTCAGAACTGCTGGAGTAATCTGATAGTAGTGAATGGATTCAAAGCTGTAAAAGAAGCATTGGTCCAGAAATCAGAAGACTTTGCTGACCGACCATACTTTTCTATATATGAGCACTTGGGTTACGGAGAGAATGCCGAAG GGGTGGTGGTTGCAAGATATGGTCAGGCCTGGAAGGAGCAAAGGAGATTTGCACTCTCCACCTTGAGGAACTTTGGGATGGGAAAGAGATCCCTAGAGCAGCGTGTGACCGAGGAAGCTGGATTTCTGTGCTCTGCAATCTATTCTGAAAAAG GTCATCCTTTTGATCCACATTTTCTTATAAACAACGCAGTTAGCAATGTGATCTGCTCCCTCGTCTATGGCGAGCGCTTTGACTATGACAATAAGAAATTTCAGAGGTTGCTGCATTTGGTTGAACAGGCCTTAAATGACGAAGCTGGATTCCTGCCCCAG CTCCTTGTCGTAGTACCTTGGCTGCTGCTCATCCCTGGAGTGCCACAGAGAGTCTTCCGATCCCAAAAGGAGGTCATGGACTTCACAGATGAGCTTGTGAAGGAGCACAGGGCGACCTGGAATCCTACCGAAAAGAGAGATTTCACTGATGCTTTTCTACAGGAGATAGAAAAG GCCAAAGAGCATGCGGGGAGCAGTTTCAATGACAACAACCTTCGTATGGTAACAATTGACTTGTTTACCGCTGGCACTGAGACCACCTCCACCACCCTGCGCTGGGCATTGCTGTACATGCTTCTCCATCCTGACATCCAGT GTAAAGTCCATGAAGAAATTGATAAGGTGATTGGCAGGGACAGGTCACCCCGGATGGAGGACCACGCGAACATGCCTTATACCAATGCTGTGATCCATGAAACTCAACGTTATGGGGATATTATTCCTGTTGGAGTGCCTCATATGACATATCGGGACACCGAGCTCCAAGGCTTCTTCATTCCAAAG GGAACGACAGTCATCACTAATTTGTCTTCGGTGCTGAAGGATGAAACGGTTTGGGAGAAGCCGCACCAGTTCTACCCGGAGCACTTCCTGGATGCAGCTGGGCAGTTTGTGAAGCGAGAGGCCTTCCTGCCTTTCTCAGCAG GTCGCCGTGTTTGCCTGGGGGAACCACTGGCCAGGATGgagctcttcctcttcttcaccaGCCTCCTGCAGCATTTCACCTTCCGTCTCCCTgagggccaggccaggcctcgAGAGGTTGGACGCTTTGCCACGACACTCAGCCCACACCCCTACCAGATCCAGGCTGTCCCAAGATAA